The Glycine soja cultivar W05 chromosome 8, ASM419377v2, whole genome shotgun sequence genome has a window encoding:
- the LOC114423570 gene encoding serine/arginine-rich splicing factor SR45a isoform X3, with protein MSYSRRSRYSRSPSPYKRYSRSVSRSLSRTSSRSRSRSLSRDAENPGNNLYVTGLSPRITKRELEKHFSAEGKVIDVHLVVDPWTRESRGFGFVTMETLEEADRCVKYLNRSVLEGRVITVEKFLWQQVSCVKQLFIKLSNHN; from the exons ATGTCGTATTCAAGGAGATCAAG GTATTCTCGTTCTCCTTCTCCATACAAGCGATACAGTAGGTCTGTGTCCAGGTCTCTCTCAAGGACAAGCTCCAGAAGCCGTTCAAG GAGTTTATCAAGAGATGCAGAAAATCCAGGAAACAATTTGTATGTGACAGGATTGTCTCCTAGGATCACCAAGAGAGAACTGGAGAAACATTTTTCTGCTGAGGGAAAA GTGATAGATGTCCATCTGGTAGTTGATCCTTGGACAAGGGAATCCCGTGGGTTTGGCTTTGTGACAATGGAGACTCTTGAGGAGGCAGATCGATGTGTAAAGTATCTGAATCGCTCAGTACTTGAAGGGCGTGTCATCACGGTGGAGAAG TTTCTGTGGCAGCAGGTTAGCTGTGTGAAGCAGCTCTTCATCAAACTCTCAAATCACAactaa
- the LOC114424231 gene encoding LOB domain-containing protein 22-like → MSRSSTQACAACKYQRRKCGSNCILAPYFPHDRQKQFLNAHRLFGVGKITNMIKPLDQHHRDLAMSTLIYESDMRARDPIGGCYSLVLQLQSQIFYATQELHLLLQHLAYFKSHQPSSNPSDIVNNVTPQPPDPLEQTPQEQQQQQQCFNYNLLQEDDINMWAIQNSLSLLSPLSLENNINQDPVVDHGSHSLYST, encoded by the coding sequence ATGTCAAGGAGCAGCACACAGGCATGTGCAGCTTGTAAGTACCAACGCAGGAAGTGCGGGTCCAACTGCATTCTGGCGCCTTATTTTCCTCATGATCGCCAAAAACAGTTCCTTAATGCCCATCGTTTATTCGGGGTTGGCAAGATCACCAACATGATTAAGCCCCTCGATCAGCACCACAGAGACTTAGCCATGAGCACCCTTATCTACGAATCCGACATGCGCGCCCGTGACCCCATTGGTGGTTGCTACAGCCTCGTCCTCCAATTGCAATCTCAGATCTTTTACGCCACCCAAgaacttcatcttcttcttcaacaCCTTGCTTATTTCAAATCACACCAACCTTCTTCTAATCCCTCTGACATAGTCAATAATGTCACTCCTCAGCCGCCTGACCCCCTTGAACAAACTCCACAggaacagcagcaacaacaacaatgtttTAACTACAATCTTTTGCAAGAAGATGATATCAATATGTGGGCCATTCagaattctttatctcttttgtCACCCTTGTCCTTAGAGAATAACATCAATCAAGATCCTGTTGTTGATCATGGATCGCACTCTCTCTACTCCACCTAA
- the LOC114423570 gene encoding serine/arginine-rich splicing factor SR45a isoform X1, with the protein MSYSRRSRYSRSPSPYKRYSRSVSRSLSRTSSRSRSRSLSRDAENPGNNLYVTGLSPRITKRELEKHFSAEGKVIDVHLVVDPWTRESRGFGFVTMETLEEADRCVKYLNRSVLEGRVITVEKAKRRRGRTPTPGKYLGLRTIRAQRRSPSDSPRRSPSYSPYRRSYSRSPYSSDRSRSRSYSPDYRRRKSNYPYHSRRRSYSPYYSRYRSYSRYDRHRSYSRSCSPYSRSPVSIRDRSYSPYDSRYDSPDDHSYRRHHYRSVSRGASPDDRYYRRHHYRSVSRSASPRPRRRSRRSYSRSATPVSKRSNSRSVSPRSRKSHSRSSKRSGKYEKHYSRSPSVSASSRSVSRSNTPRSTSPST; encoded by the exons ATGTCGTATTCAAGGAGATCAAG GTATTCTCGTTCTCCTTCTCCATACAAGCGATACAGTAGGTCTGTGTCCAGGTCTCTCTCAAGGACAAGCTCCAGAAGCCGTTCAAG GAGTTTATCAAGAGATGCAGAAAATCCAGGAAACAATTTGTATGTGACAGGATTGTCTCCTAGGATCACCAAGAGAGAACTGGAGAAACATTTTTCTGCTGAGGGAAAA GTGATAGATGTCCATCTGGTAGTTGATCCTTGGACAAGGGAATCCCGTGGGTTTGGCTTTGTGACAATGGAGACTCTTGAGGAGGCAGATCGATGTGTAAAGTATCTGAATCGCTCAGTACTTGAAGGGCGTGTCATCACGGTGGAGAAG GCTAAAAGACGACGTGGTCGAACCCCAACACCAGGGAAGTATCTAGGGCTGAGAACTATTCGTG CTCAACGGCGTTCTCCAAGTGACTCTCCTCGTCGCTCCCCTAGCTATTCTCCTTATAGAAGAAGCTATAGCCGGTCTCCCTATTCTTCAGACCGAAGTAGGAGTCGTTCTTACTCTCCTGACTATAGGAGGAGGAAGTCAAACTATCCATATCACTCTAGGCGAAGGTCATACTCTCCATACTACAGCCGGTACAGGTCTTATTCTCGATATGATCGACACAGGTCATATTCTCGCTCTTGCTCTCCTTATAGCAGGTCACCTGTCAGCATCCGTGACAGATCATACTCTCCTTATGACTCACGATATGACTCACCGGATGATCACTCCTACAGAAGGCACCATTACAGATCTGTTTCACGAGGTGCCTCGCCTGATGATCGCTATTATAGAAGGCACCATTACAGGTCTGTTTCTCGAAGTGCCTCACCCAGGCCAAGGAGAAGGTCAAGGAGGAGCTACTCTCGGAGTGCCACTCCTGTTTCAAAGAGGAGCAACTCGCGAAGTGTGTCCCCCAGGTCAAGGAAGAGTCATTCAAGAAGCTCCAAGAGGAGTGGCAAATATGAGAAACACTACTCAAGAAGCCCGAGTGTGAGTGCAAGTTCAAGATCAGTATCGAGGTCAAATACTCCAAGGTCTACCTCTCCTTCAACTTGA
- the LOC114423570 gene encoding serine/arginine-rich splicing factor SR45a isoform X2, whose translation MLLLLTYLCMAIPSIHALMCILLQAKRRRGRTPTPGKYLGLRTIRAQRRSPSDSPRRSPSYSPYRRSYSRSPYSSDRSRSRSYSPDYRRRKSNYPYHSRRRSYSPYYSRYRSYSRYDRHRSYSRSCSPYSRSPVSIRDRSYSPYDSRYDSPDDHSYRRHHYRSVSRGASPDDRYYRRHHYRSVSRSASPRPRRRSRRSYSRSATPVSKRSNSRSVSPRSRKSHSRSSKRSGKYEKHYSRSPSVSASSRSVSRSNTPRSTSPST comes from the exons ATGCTACTATTGCTTACCTACCTGTGCATGGCAATACCCTCTATTCATGCTCTTATGTGCATCCTATTGCAGGCTAAAAGACGACGTGGTCGAACCCCAACACCAGGGAAGTATCTAGGGCTGAGAACTATTCGTG CTCAACGGCGTTCTCCAAGTGACTCTCCTCGTCGCTCCCCTAGCTATTCTCCTTATAGAAGAAGCTATAGCCGGTCTCCCTATTCTTCAGACCGAAGTAGGAGTCGTTCTTACTCTCCTGACTATAGGAGGAGGAAGTCAAACTATCCATATCACTCTAGGCGAAGGTCATACTCTCCATACTACAGCCGGTACAGGTCTTATTCTCGATATGATCGACACAGGTCATATTCTCGCTCTTGCTCTCCTTATAGCAGGTCACCTGTCAGCATCCGTGACAGATCATACTCTCCTTATGACTCACGATATGACTCACCGGATGATCACTCCTACAGAAGGCACCATTACAGATCTGTTTCACGAGGTGCCTCGCCTGATGATCGCTATTATAGAAGGCACCATTACAGGTCTGTTTCTCGAAGTGCCTCACCCAGGCCAAGGAGAAGGTCAAGGAGGAGCTACTCTCGGAGTGCCACTCCTGTTTCAAAGAGGAGCAACTCGCGAAGTGTGTCCCCCAGGTCAAGGAAGAGTCATTCAAGAAGCTCCAAGAGGAGTGGCAAATATGAGAAACACTACTCAAGAAGCCCGAGTGTGAGTGCAAGTTCAAGATCAGTATCGAGGTCAAATACTCCAAGGTCTACCTCTCCTTCAACTTGA